The Methanothrix soehngenii GP6 genome has a window encoding:
- a CDS encoding 2-amino-3,7-dideoxy-D-threo-hept-6-ulosonate synthase, whose translation MSKIGKAIRLERILDRKTHRTIIIPMDHGISVGPIAGLIDMPATVDKVAEGGANAVLGHMGLPLHGHRGYGRDVGLIIHLSASSSLGPDPNHKVLVTDVEDAIRVGADAVSIHVNVGADDEAEMLHDLGRVARSCDQWGIPLIAMMYPRGPKVKSEHNVEHVKLAARIGSELGADIVKTNYTGSPDTFQEVVRGCSVPVVIAGGPKMDTERDLLQMVYYAVQVGGAGVAFGRNVFQAENPTLLVRRLCKVVHEGYTPDEAEKVTL comes from the coding sequence ATGAGCAAGATCGGAAAGGCGATCAGGCTGGAGCGCATCCTGGATCGCAAGACGCACAGGACCATCATCATTCCCATGGACCATGGAATATCTGTAGGACCCATTGCCGGACTGATAGATATGCCGGCCACGGTAGACAAAGTGGCAGAAGGCGGGGCCAACGCCGTCCTGGGACATATGGGCCTGCCATTGCATGGCCACCGGGGATATGGAAGGGATGTGGGATTGATCATTCATCTCTCTGCATCCAGCTCACTAGGTCCTGATCCAAATCACAAGGTTTTGGTGACGGACGTCGAGGACGCCATAAGAGTGGGAGCGGATGCCGTGAGCATCCACGTTAACGTCGGCGCCGACGATGAGGCGGAGATGCTCCATGACCTGGGAAGGGTGGCACGAAGCTGCGACCAATGGGGCATACCCCTGATCGCCATGATGTATCCACGCGGGCCAAAGGTGAAGTCTGAGCATAATGTAGAACATGTGAAGCTGGCCGCACGCATAGGCTCGGAGTTGGGGGCGGATATAGTCAAGACGAATTACACCGGCTCGCCTGACACCTTCCAGGAGGTGGTAAGAGGCTGCAGCGTGCCTGTTGTCATCGCCGGCGGACCGAAGATGGACACTGAACGGGATCTATTGCAGATGGTCTACTATGCGGTTCAGGTGGGCGGAGCAGGGGTGGCCTTCGGCCGCAATGTCTTCCAGGCAGAGAATCCAACTCTCCTTGTAAGAAGGCTGTGCAAGGTAGTCCACGAGGGATATACCCCGGATGAGGCGGAGAAGGTCACCCTCTAA
- a CDS encoding SIMPL domain-containing protein — protein sequence MKKICSVLMGMLLLSLVIPAMAADNGTDVSKLRVDGEGKVKAAPDMATIVLGVETRSTSAAEAAEENAILMNQTINALLDAGINESQMQTSRFSLTTMPQDEPRGADATQEPPTFLATNQVTVRLENTADVGRVLDAAVSAGSNSIQEVKFDLKDPTPQNDEAMTIAIKDAQRKAQVAASAAGLELGKILEITVGYGYVMEASRSYSYAMDATPIQPGEMEVTASVNLVYEIS from the coding sequence ATGAAAAAGATATGCAGTGTATTAATGGGGATGCTGCTATTGTCATTGGTCATACCTGCAATGGCGGCGGATAATGGAACAGATGTATCTAAGCTGAGAGTGGATGGCGAGGGCAAGGTGAAAGCTGCCCCGGATATGGCAACGATAGTTCTTGGGGTTGAGACCCGGAGCACAAGCGCAGCAGAAGCAGCTGAAGAGAATGCTATCCTGATGAACCAAACCATCAATGCCCTGCTCGATGCGGGCATCAATGAGAGCCAGATGCAGACCAGCAGGTTCAGCCTGACCACAATGCCTCAGGACGAGCCCCGGGGCGCTGATGCAACGCAAGAGCCTCCGACCTTCCTGGCCACGAACCAGGTAACAGTGAGGCTGGAGAATACTGCGGACGTGGGCCGGGTCTTGGATGCGGCGGTAAGCGCGGGCTCAAACAGCATCCAGGAAGTCAAGTTCGACCTCAAGGATCCAACCCCTCAGAATGATGAGGCCATGACTATTGCCATCAAGGATGCGCAAAGGAAGGCTCAGGTTGCCGCCAGCGCCGCCGGATTGGAGCTGGGAAAGATCCTGGAGATAACAGTAGGCTATGGATATGTCATGGAGGCTTCCAGAAGCTATTCATATGCAATGGATGCTACCCCGATCCAGCCAGGAGAGATGGAAGTGACGGCCAGCGTGAATCTGGTTTATGAGATCTCTTGA
- a CDS encoding SIMPL domain-containing protein, whose product MKWSVVLFCVIIWNALFGAAVGDVYPLTVEGVGTVTVPADIVTISVSVESSNENITQAQYEVGEEMNRVISALKKAGVKDEEILPGQGSGISSFQSSSKVCKTVNNTTVCENVTESASTLQRSTVIRLQAKDESGIDKVLDAARSAGANAYVAGYYLKDSSDARAEARKKALADARKNAAAIAADAGGSLGKAMDIFAYPDLGIDYSYGGGSGEGRMMDVNSRVMVTYEFIL is encoded by the coding sequence ATGAAGTGGTCGGTTGTCTTATTCTGCGTTATAATATGGAACGCGCTCTTTGGAGCTGCAGTGGGTGACGTCTACCCTCTGACGGTTGAGGGGGTGGGAACGGTGACCGTTCCTGCAGATATAGTCACTATCTCCGTCTCGGTTGAGAGCAGCAATGAAAATATTACTCAAGCCCAGTATGAGGTCGGAGAGGAGATGAACCGGGTGATATCCGCCTTGAAGAAAGCGGGGGTCAAGGACGAGGAGATCCTGCCCGGCCAGGGAAGCGGCATATCCAGCTTCCAGTCATCGAGCAAAGTCTGCAAGACGGTGAATAACACCACTGTATGCGAGAATGTCACAGAGAGCGCATCCACTCTGCAAAGGTCCACAGTCATCCGTCTCCAGGCCAAAGATGAGTCCGGGATCGATAAGGTGCTGGATGCCGCTCGATCGGCAGGGGCCAACGCCTATGTGGCGGGATACTACCTGAAGGACTCAAGCGACGCCCGGGCAGAAGCCCGCAAGAAAGCTCTGGCCGATGCCAGAAAGAATGCAGCTGCCATAGCCGCGGATGCTGGGGGAAGCCTGGGAAAGGCCATGGATATCTTCGCTTATCCCGATCTGGGAATAGACTATTCCTATGGCGGAGGCTCGGGCGAGGGCAGGATGATGGATGTCAACTCCAGGGTCATGGTGACCTATGAGTTTATCTTATAA